In Neorhizobium galegae, the following proteins share a genomic window:
- a CDS encoding carbon-phosphorus lyase complex subunit PhnI, with amino-acid sequence MYVAVKGGEAAINNAHRLLADRRRGDRSLPSVTIGQIVEQLGLAVDRVMAEASLYDRALAALAIRQSRGDMIEAIFLLRAYRTTLPRFGSSVPVDTAAMKVERRVSATYKDLPGGQLLGPTFDYTHRLLDPSLLTDEPVDEPERRDTPQEHIMRVSDILAHEGLIEADGEFSEDHQAGDLTREPMEFPMSRDLRLQALARGDEGFLLALGYSTQRGYGRNHPFVGEVRIGEVEVEIEVAELGFAVSLGRIRITECQMVNQFKGSSKAPPQFTRGYGLVFGQSERKAMSMSLVDRALRAEELGEDITAPAQDEEFVISHSDNVQATGFVEHLKLPHYVDFQAELALVRRMRADIEATRNGGKDIREAAE; translated from the coding sequence ATGTATGTTGCCGTCAAGGGTGGCGAGGCCGCCATCAACAACGCTCACAGGCTGCTGGCCGACCGGCGTCGGGGTGATCGCTCGCTTCCTTCCGTCACCATCGGGCAGATCGTCGAGCAACTGGGCCTCGCCGTGGACCGTGTGATGGCCGAGGCCTCGCTTTATGACCGGGCGCTCGCAGCGCTTGCCATCCGCCAGTCGCGCGGCGACATGATCGAGGCGATCTTCCTGCTGCGCGCCTATCGCACCACGCTGCCTCGCTTCGGCTCTTCCGTTCCGGTCGATACCGCTGCCATGAAGGTCGAGCGACGCGTTTCGGCGACCTACAAGGACCTGCCGGGCGGCCAGCTTCTCGGGCCGACATTCGACTACACCCACCGTCTGCTCGATCCTTCGCTGCTCACCGACGAACCGGTCGATGAGCCGGAACGCCGCGACACGCCGCAAGAGCACATCATGCGGGTCTCCGACATTCTCGCCCATGAAGGCCTGATCGAAGCGGATGGCGAGTTTTCCGAGGACCATCAGGCCGGCGACCTCACCCGCGAGCCGATGGAGTTTCCGATGAGCCGGGATCTGCGCCTGCAGGCGCTCGCCCGCGGCGACGAGGGTTTCCTGCTGGCGCTCGGCTACTCCACCCAGCGCGGGTACGGCCGCAACCATCCGTTCGTCGGCGAAGTCCGCATCGGGGAAGTGGAAGTCGAGATCGAAGTTGCAGAACTCGGTTTTGCCGTCTCGCTCGGCCGCATCCGGATCACCGAATGTCAGATGGTCAATCAGTTCAAGGGTTCGTCGAAGGCGCCGCCGCAGTTCACCCGCGGTTACGGCCTGGTGTTCGGCCAGAGCGAGCGCAAGGCGATGTCGATGTCGCTGGTGGATCGCGCCCTGCGGGCCGAAGAACTCGGCGAGGACATCACCGCGCCGGCGCAGGACGAGGAATTCGTGATCTCGCATTCGGACAATGTGCAGGCGACCGGTTTCGTCGAGCATCTGAAGCTGCCGCACTACGTCGATTTCCAGGCCGAGCTTGCGCTGGTGCGCAGGATGCGCGCCGATATCGAAGCCACCAGAAATGGCGGAAAAGACATACGGGAGGCGGCGGAATGA
- the phnH gene encoding phosphonate C-P lyase system protein PhnH codes for MNIKTQALSGGFREPVFESQDVFRMLMDSMARPGTIRTVGPDVGQPEPLGGAAGAIAVTLCDHETSVWLSAGLFKSAVGEWIGFHTGAPITREKAEARFAFVEAGATLASFGLFSAGTQEYPDRSTTLVIEVAALGEGLPLTLTGPGIPHATTVMVKGLPEVFLRLWADNRALFPRGVDVILTAGKNLLCLPRTVRIATQ; via the coding sequence ATGAACATCAAGACACAAGCGCTTTCCGGCGGGTTTAGAGAACCGGTCTTCGAATCCCAGGACGTGTTCCGCATGCTGATGGACAGCATGGCCCGTCCGGGAACGATCCGTACCGTCGGACCGGATGTCGGCCAGCCGGAGCCGCTGGGAGGAGCGGCCGGGGCGATCGCCGTGACGCTCTGCGACCATGAAACGTCCGTGTGGCTGAGCGCCGGGCTTTTCAAATCGGCCGTCGGCGAGTGGATCGGCTTCCACACCGGTGCGCCGATCACCCGCGAGAAGGCCGAGGCCCGCTTCGCCTTCGTAGAGGCCGGCGCGACGCTTGCCTCGTTCGGCCTCTTCTCGGCCGGCACCCAGGAATATCCGGACCGTTCCACGACGCTGGTGATCGAGGTCGCAGCACTTGGCGAAGGCCTGCCGCTGACGCTGACCGGCCCCGGCATTCCGCACGCGACCACCGTCATGGTGAAGGGCCTTCCGGAAGTTTTTTTGCGGCTGTGGGCCGACAACCGGGCGCTCTTCCCGCGTGGCGTCGATGTCATCCTGACGGCCGGCAAAAATCTGTTGTGCCTGCCGCGGACAGTACGCATCGCCACCCAGTAA
- the phnG gene encoding phosphonate C-P lyase system protein PhnG — protein MDLAKQIEPNAEIAARRRAVGLLARATTDELHAAWEKLPAKPEVKPVRGPETGLVMVRGRIGGGGAPFNLGEATVTRATVLLASGTAGHAQALGTAKPNVRLAAIFDALWQEDGTRDFVEATLLGPIEARVATEDKQKAEETAATRVDFFTMVRGDD, from the coding sequence ATGGACCTGGCGAAACAAATCGAGCCGAATGCAGAAATCGCCGCGCGCCGTCGCGCCGTTGGGCTTCTTGCACGCGCGACGACGGACGAACTGCATGCCGCCTGGGAAAAGCTTCCAGCCAAACCGGAGGTCAAGCCGGTGCGCGGCCCCGAGACCGGACTGGTGATGGTCCGCGGTCGCATCGGCGGCGGCGGCGCACCCTTCAATCTCGGCGAGGCGACGGTGACGCGTGCGACCGTGCTTCTGGCATCCGGAACTGCCGGCCATGCGCAGGCGCTCGGCACCGCGAAGCCGAATGTCCGGCTCGCAGCCATTTTCGACGCGCTCTGGCAGGAGGACGGCACGCGCGATTTCGTGGAGGCCACGTTGCTCGGTCCGATTGAGGCCCGCGTCGCCACGGAAGATAAACAGAAGGCGGAGGAGACGGCCGCGACCCGCGTCGATTTCTTCACCATGGTACGGGGGGACGACTGA